The following proteins come from a genomic window of Achromobacter sp. AONIH1:
- a CDS encoding YdcF family protein: MTFSSYLTNLIIPFNLCMTLVVIGLVLGLFRLRKTGGALIVAGLLWALAWSLPVTSVWLGGALESRYPHLSPEQSPTADAIVVLGGNTANGRANWFLPYEKDKAVVRIDIAAQLYLAGRAPKVLLSGGALEGDVSEARGMAHAIRQQGVPETALILENSSRTTYENAAMTEDQLKARGIGKILLVTSALHMPRAMAAFAKQGVVAIAAPAPPQIVPPTDGSLSLWVPDQRTFDASRSIIKEYAGLFVYWLRGWV, encoded by the coding sequence ATGACCTTTTCCAGCTATCTGACCAACCTCATCATTCCATTCAACCTGTGCATGACGCTGGTCGTCATCGGCTTGGTGCTGGGCCTGTTCCGGCTGCGCAAGACCGGCGGCGCGCTGATCGTCGCGGGCCTGCTATGGGCGCTGGCCTGGTCGCTGCCGGTGACCTCGGTCTGGCTGGGCGGAGCGCTGGAAAGCCGCTATCCCCACCTGTCGCCCGAGCAATCCCCGACCGCCGACGCGATCGTGGTGCTGGGCGGCAACACGGCCAACGGCCGCGCCAACTGGTTCCTGCCTTATGAAAAAGACAAGGCCGTGGTGCGGATCGACATCGCCGCCCAGCTCTACCTGGCCGGCCGCGCGCCCAAGGTGCTGCTGTCGGGCGGCGCACTGGAAGGCGACGTCAGCGAAGCCCGCGGCATGGCCCACGCCATCCGCCAGCAGGGCGTGCCGGAAACGGCGCTGATCCTGGAGAACTCCAGCCGCACCACCTACGAGAACGCCGCCATGACCGAGGACCAGCTCAAGGCCCGCGGCATCGGCAAGATCCTGCTGGTGACCTCCGCGCTGCACATGCCGCGCGCCATGGCCGCCTTCGCCAAGCAGGGCGTGGTCGCCATCGCCGCGCCGGCGCCGCCGCAGATCGTGCCGCCCACCGACGGCTCGCTGTCGCTGTGGGTGCCCGACCAGCGCACGTTCGACGCCAGCCGCTCCATCATCAAGGAATACGCGGGCCTGTTCGTCTACTGGCTGCGCGGCTGGGTGTAG
- a CDS encoding glycosyltransferase family 9 protein, with amino-acid sequence MSEFSCLYVRLPNWVGDVCMSLPSLRALQAAGLPLVICARPWARDLLEGIDKQDFIAMRGKVGPDRAAVSAHRRALGVDGRRARGLLLPDSLSSALVFRLAGLPSAGYRDDGRSLLLRWPVNKPEASLHAVESWHYLTRAALTRWGLPAGPAHPAPTLDLPLTPAHERAADEALAAAGLTGKRFVLIAPTATGLHKGKVKVWPGFDTLTRGLQNQGHTVVMCPPPAETDEARRNAPTAQLLPPLSLGAFAALTARSALVICNDSGVSHVAAAASARQLTLFGVTRPGRTGPWSPRAVCVGAEDAWPPEDEVERQARRLLDGQQ; translated from the coding sequence ATGTCCGAATTCAGCTGTCTGTATGTCCGCCTGCCCAACTGGGTTGGCGATGTCTGCATGAGCCTGCCCAGCCTGCGCGCCCTGCAGGCGGCCGGCCTGCCCCTGGTGATCTGCGCCCGCCCGTGGGCGCGGGACCTGCTGGAAGGCATCGACAAGCAGGATTTCATCGCGATGCGAGGCAAGGTTGGGCCCGACCGGGCCGCGGTCAGCGCCCACCGTCGCGCGCTGGGCGTCGACGGCAGGCGCGCCCGGGGCCTGCTGCTGCCCGACTCGCTGTCCAGCGCCCTGGTGTTCCGGCTGGCGGGCCTGCCGTCGGCGGGCTACCGGGACGACGGCCGCAGCCTGCTGCTGCGCTGGCCGGTGAACAAGCCGGAGGCGTCCCTGCACGCCGTCGAATCCTGGCACTACCTGACCCGCGCCGCGCTCACGCGCTGGGGCCTGCCCGCCGGCCCGGCCCACCCCGCCCCGACGCTGGACCTGCCGCTCACGCCCGCCCACGAGCGGGCAGCCGACGAGGCCCTGGCCGCCGCCGGGCTGACAGGCAAACGCTTCGTCCTGATCGCGCCCACGGCCACCGGCCTGCACAAGGGCAAGGTCAAAGTCTGGCCAGGATTCGATACACTTACCCGCGGCTTGCAGAATCAGGGCCATACCGTGGTAATGTGCCCTCCTCCCGCGGAAACGGACGAGGCCCGGCGCAATGCGCCGACCGCCCAGTTGCTGCCGCCGCTTTCGCTCGGCGCCTTCGCCGCCCTGACCGCGCGGTCGGCCCTGGTGATCTGCAACGATTCCGGCGTCTCGCACGTGGCCGCCGCAGCGTCCGCACGGCAGCTCACGCTGTTCGGCGTCACCCGGCCCGGCCGCACCGGCCCCTGGTCGCCGCGCGCGGTCTGCGTGGGCGCCGAAGACGCATGGCCGCCGGAGGATGAAGTCGAACGGCAGGCCAGGCGCCTGCTGGACGGCCAGCAGTAA
- the msbA gene encoding lipid A export permease/ATP-binding protein MsbA translates to MNSAARKATLGSEPVKAELWGRIYKRVGAYWKGLVLAILLMAGAAATQPTLAVIMKPLLDEGFSGVKPHYVWSLPLAVVGLIFVRGVCNFFSDYLLAWVANNVLLGMRRDMFERLLGLPDADFKTGDTGRLLNRFTIDAGNVTGYATDVISVLVRETLVVIALICVLLYMSWVLTLIILIMLPVSVLVARVFIKRLRSINRDTVNMNAELTRVVSEGIDGQRVIKLFDGYEVERGRFAFVSGKLRRFAMRTTTADAALTPLTQVCISISVGAVIAVALSQANSGSLTVGSFASFMAALAQIFDPIKRLTNVAARMQKMLVSAESVFTLIDQKPEIDQGTRTLPEPVRGRVEFRGVGHRFPDADRDTLHDVSFTVEPGQTVALVGRSGSGKTTLVNMLPRFVLAETGTILVDDVPVNDLTLRSLRSHLSLVSQDVVLFDDTIAANVGYGALGEASEQQVRDALAAANLLEFVEGLPNGLQTQVGENAARLSGGQRQRLAIARALIKNAPILILDEATSALDNESERQVQASLERLMRGRTTLVIAHRLSTVQNADRIIVLDAGRIVEQGAHSELLAANGLYASLYKMQFRED, encoded by the coding sequence TTGAATTCTGCCGCACGCAAAGCGACCTTGGGCTCCGAGCCTGTCAAAGCCGAACTCTGGGGGCGGATCTACAAGCGCGTGGGCGCCTACTGGAAGGGCCTGGTGCTTGCCATCCTGCTGATGGCGGGCGCGGCGGCCACCCAGCCCACGCTGGCGGTCATCATGAAACCGCTGCTCGACGAGGGCTTTTCCGGCGTCAAGCCGCATTATGTCTGGTCCTTGCCGCTGGCGGTGGTGGGACTGATCTTTGTGCGCGGGGTCTGCAATTTCTTCAGCGACTACCTGCTGGCCTGGGTGGCCAACAACGTGTTGCTGGGCATGCGCCGCGACATGTTCGAACGTCTGCTGGGGCTGCCCGACGCCGACTTCAAGACCGGCGACACCGGCCGCCTGCTGAACCGCTTCACCATCGACGCCGGCAACGTCACCGGCTACGCCACCGATGTGATTTCCGTGCTGGTGCGCGAAACCCTGGTCGTGATCGCGCTTATCTGCGTGCTGCTGTACATGTCCTGGGTACTGACCCTGATCATCCTGATCATGCTGCCGGTGTCGGTGCTGGTCGCCCGCGTGTTCATCAAGCGCCTGCGCAGCATCAACCGCGACACGGTCAACATGAATGCCGAGCTGACCCGGGTGGTCAGCGAGGGCATCGACGGCCAGCGCGTCATCAAGCTGTTCGACGGCTATGAGGTCGAGCGCGGCCGCTTCGCCTTCGTCAGCGGCAAGCTGCGCCGCTTCGCCATGCGCACGACCACGGCCGACGCCGCGCTGACGCCGCTGACCCAGGTCTGCATTTCGATTTCTGTGGGCGCGGTGATCGCCGTCGCCCTCAGCCAGGCCAATAGCGGTTCCCTGACCGTGGGCAGCTTCGCCTCGTTCATGGCCGCCCTGGCGCAGATTTTCGATCCCATCAAGCGCCTGACCAACGTCGCCGCCCGCATGCAGAAGATGCTGGTGTCCGCCGAAAGCGTGTTCACGCTGATCGACCAGAAGCCGGAAATCGACCAGGGCACGCGCACGCTGCCCGAGCCGGTGCGCGGCCGCGTGGAATTCCGAGGCGTCGGCCATCGCTTCCCCGACGCCGACCGCGACACGCTGCACGACGTGTCCTTCACCGTCGAGCCCGGCCAGACCGTGGCGCTGGTGGGCCGCTCGGGCAGCGGCAAGACCACGCTGGTGAACATGCTGCCGCGCTTCGTGCTGGCCGAGACCGGAACCATCCTGGTCGACGACGTGCCCGTCAACGACCTGACGCTGCGCAGCCTGCGCTCGCATCTGTCGCTGGTCAGCCAGGACGTGGTGCTGTTCGACGACACCATCGCCGCCAACGTCGGCTACGGCGCGCTGGGCGAGGCGAGCGAGCAGCAGGTCCGCGACGCGCTCGCCGCCGCCAACCTGCTGGAATTCGTCGAGGGCCTGCCCAACGGCCTGCAGACCCAGGTGGGCGAGAACGCCGCGCGCCTGTCCGGCGGCCAGCGCCAGCGCCTGGCGATCGCGCGCGCCCTGATCAAGAACGCGCCCATCCTGATCCTGGACGAGGCCACCTCGGCCCTGGACAACGAGTCCGAGCGTCAGGTTCAAGCCTCGTTGGAACGCCTGATGCGCGGTCGCACCACGCTGGTCATCGCGCACCGCCTGTCCACCGTGCAGAACGCCGACCGTATCATCGTGCTGGACGCCGGCAGGATCGTCGAGCAGGGCGCCCATTCCGAGTTGCTGGCGGCCAATGGCCTGTACGCATCGCTCTACAAGATGCAGTTCCGCGAGGACTAG
- a CDS encoding monovalent cation:proton antiporter-2 (CPA2) family protein — MSVPAEGNQLVNVVVLLGAAVVAVPLFKRLGLGSVLGYLAAGLAIGPFGIGFFSDPKSILHVAELGVVMFLFIIGLEMQPSRLWKLRGEIFGLGVAQVLACGALLTGVGLLAGLSAPAAFMAAMGFVLSSTAIVMQILAERDETASAQGQRIVSILLLEDLAIVPLLALAALLAPAGTGGHGDPWTQAAIALGCVLALLAAGRWLLNPLFRLLAAARAREVMTAAALLVVLGAALLMELGGLSTAMGAFLAGVLLSESTFRHQLEAEVEPFRGILLGLFFLGVGMSLDLSAVAREWPLILAAVLIFMAVKSIGVYAVARALRASHGEALTRAALLAQGGEFAFVLYGAAAAVGIFDAHLAAVLTAVVIISMALTPLCVLALRWLLPKPAPSMDGVDVARDLDGCALIIGFGRFGQIVTQAMLARGIKVSILDTDTDAIRAAAKWGVKVYYGDGTRVDMLRTAGAGTAKLILVCIDDPKAVNHAVKLIKSEFPLVKLVVRAYDRIHALALVKEGVDFQVRETLESALAFGEAALREAGVPADEAEEAMADVRRRDAERFELEVAGGLFAGRSLLYGNMSSPADGRNDQPDREAPDSHEAARSTSV; from the coding sequence ATGTCCGTGCCCGCCGAAGGCAATCAACTCGTCAACGTCGTCGTGCTGCTGGGCGCGGCGGTGGTCGCCGTGCCGCTGTTCAAGCGGCTGGGGCTGGGGTCGGTGCTGGGGTATCTGGCGGCCGGCCTGGCGATCGGCCCGTTCGGCATCGGCTTCTTTTCCGATCCCAAGTCCATCCTGCACGTCGCCGAGCTGGGCGTGGTGATGTTCCTGTTCATCATCGGGCTGGAGATGCAGCCCTCGCGGCTGTGGAAGCTGCGCGGAGAGATCTTCGGCCTGGGCGTGGCCCAGGTGCTGGCCTGCGGCGCGCTGCTGACCGGGGTCGGCCTGCTGGCCGGGCTGTCGGCGCCGGCCGCGTTCATGGCGGCCATGGGCTTCGTGCTGTCCTCCACCGCCATCGTCATGCAGATCCTGGCCGAGCGCGACGAGACCGCCAGCGCCCAGGGCCAGCGCATCGTTTCCATCCTGCTGCTCGAGGACCTGGCCATCGTGCCGCTGCTGGCATTGGCCGCGCTGCTGGCGCCCGCCGGCACGGGCGGGCACGGCGATCCCTGGACCCAGGCCGCCATCGCGCTGGGTTGCGTGCTGGCGCTGCTGGCGGCTGGCCGATGGCTGCTCAATCCGCTGTTCCGCCTGCTGGCCGCGGCCCGCGCGCGCGAGGTCATGACGGCGGCGGCGCTGCTGGTGGTGCTGGGCGCGGCCTTGCTGATGGAGCTGGGCGGCCTGTCCACCGCGATGGGCGCATTCCTGGCCGGCGTGCTGCTGTCCGAATCGACTTTCCGGCATCAGCTGGAAGCCGAGGTCGAACCGTTCCGGGGCATTCTGCTGGGCCTGTTCTTCCTGGGCGTGGGCATGTCGCTGGATCTGTCCGCGGTGGCGCGCGAATGGCCGTTGATCCTGGCGGCGGTGCTGATCTTCATGGCGGTCAAGTCCATCGGCGTCTATGCCGTCGCCCGCGCGTTGCGCGCCTCCCATGGCGAGGCGCTGACCCGCGCCGCGCTGTTGGCCCAGGGCGGCGAGTTCGCCTTCGTGCTGTACGGCGCGGCCGCCGCGGTCGGCATTTTCGACGCCCATCTCGCGGCCGTGCTGACCGCCGTGGTCATCATTTCCATGGCGCTGACCCCGCTGTGCGTGCTGGCGCTGCGCTGGTTGCTGCCCAAGCCGGCGCCGTCCATGGACGGGGTGGACGTGGCGCGCGACCTGGACGGCTGCGCGCTCATCATCGGTTTCGGGCGGTTCGGCCAGATCGTCACCCAGGCCATGCTGGCGCGCGGCATCAAGGTGTCCATCCTTGACACCGACACGGACGCCATCCGGGCCGCCGCCAAATGGGGCGTGAAAGTCTATTACGGGGACGGAACCCGCGTGGACATGCTGCGCACCGCCGGCGCCGGGACCGCCAAGCTGATCCTGGTCTGCATCGACGATCCCAAGGCCGTCAACCATGCGGTCAAGCTGATCAAGTCGGAATTCCCCCTGGTCAAGCTGGTGGTGCGCGCCTACGACCGCATTCATGCGCTGGCGCTGGTGAAGGAGGGCGTGGACTTCCAGGTGCGTGAAACCCTGGAGTCGGCCCTGGCCTTCGGTGAAGCCGCCCTGCGCGAGGCCGGGGTGCCGGCGGACGAGGCCGAGGAAGCGATGGCCGACGTGCGTCGGCGCGACGCCGAGCGCTTCGAGCTGGAAGTGGCCGGCGGCCTGTTCGCCGGCCGTTCCCTGCTGTACGGCAATATGAGCAGCCCGGCCGACGGCCGGAACGACCAGCCGGACCGGGAGGCGCCGGACAGTCACGAGGCCGCGCGCAGCACGTCCGTGTGA
- a CDS encoding diguanylate cyclase — translation MEKKDRIYSLPAWRLTKWLVKPGRNVPADIQIALLGGLFGSLPIFFGGIINTLMVAALITLRRPEPPFLLWLALETLVCASRIVVLTSARRAALAGKPTHTDLYVVLALCWALSVGYGTFISLLSGDWIAATLACLSAASMVGGICVRNFGAPRLSAAMVALSIGPCALGALFTHESILWLVLVQVPLYMTSMSMASYRLNDMLVSTMLARRENELHARQDSLTGLLNRHGLFGALDIAVRNAGHGQAEYAVLYLDLDGFKAVNDTYGHAAGDTLLTQVSARLVALKPADAVAARIGGDEFVLLAGRLSEAEARELGERIIASVSLPYDLDQDKPVSIGGSVGIALIPRHGADRASVLHAADRALYLAKSAGKSRTAMAQP, via the coding sequence ATGGAAAAAAAGGATCGGATCTACAGCTTGCCGGCATGGCGCCTGACGAAATGGCTGGTCAAGCCCGGCCGCAACGTGCCCGCCGATATCCAGATCGCTCTGCTGGGCGGCCTGTTCGGCTCCCTGCCGATCTTCTTCGGCGGCATCATCAATACGCTGATGGTCGCCGCGCTGATAACCTTGCGCCGCCCCGAGCCGCCCTTCCTGCTGTGGCTGGCGCTGGAAACGCTGGTCTGCGCCTCGCGCATCGTGGTGTTGACCTCGGCCCGCCGGGCGGCGCTCGCCGGCAAGCCCACGCACACGGACCTGTACGTGGTGCTGGCGCTCTGCTGGGCGCTGAGCGTGGGCTACGGCACCTTCATCAGCCTGCTCAGCGGCGACTGGATCGCCGCCACGCTCGCATGCCTGTCGGCCGCGTCGATGGTCGGCGGCATCTGCGTGCGCAACTTCGGCGCGCCGCGCCTGTCGGCGGCGATGGTCGCACTGAGCATCGGCCCCTGCGCGCTGGGCGCGCTGTTCACCCACGAGTCCATCCTGTGGCTGGTGCTGGTGCAGGTGCCCTTGTACATGACGTCCATGTCCATGGCCTCGTACCGGCTGAACGACATGCTGGTGTCCACCATGCTCGCCCGGCGCGAGAACGAGCTGCATGCCCGCCAGGATTCGCTGACCGGCCTGCTCAACCGTCACGGCCTGTTCGGCGCGCTGGACATCGCCGTCCGCAACGCCGGCCACGGACAGGCGGAATATGCGGTGCTGTATCTGGACCTGGACGGCTTCAAGGCCGTCAACGACACCTACGGCCACGCGGCGGGCGATACGTTGCTGACCCAGGTATCCGCACGCCTGGTCGCGCTCAAGCCGGCGGACGCGGTGGCCGCGCGCATCGGCGGCGACGAATTCGTGCTGCTGGCCGGCCGCTTGTCCGAGGCCGAAGCGCGCGAACTGGGCGAACGCATCATTGCCTCGGTTTCCCTGCCCTACGATCTGGACCAGGACAAGCCGGTGAGCATCGGCGGCAGCGTCGGCATCGCCTTGATTCCGCGCCACGGCGCCGACAGGGCCTCGGTGCTGCACGCGGCCGACCGGGCCCTGTACCTGGCGAAGTCGGCCGGCAAGAGCCGCACGGCGATGGCCCAGCCCTGA
- a CDS encoding diguanylate cyclase, with product MPHGYVHRALYTLAALVAVGICVAAAALLWVDRRGTWDAAYVASRNLADGLAGAIGRTLHVYDLSLQGVIERLHEPGVALLAPQTLHRFLFDRSASAEYLGTILVLDSDGLVRYDSASIAPPLTSFADRDFFRVHRDADDVGMYLSRPYRSRLRGGDESLAVSRRLSNPDGSFAGVVVGTLRLAYFRDRFAGLSIGERDVITVFRNDGAVLARDPYSMSDLGDDLAMSPAFQQFLIRREGAFVGMLSPDGVRRLYTFDSVEGTPVVVAVALAVDEVLQPWVRRAMLIVPVTIALSAAMLALMLLYRREMARRGEVERRLEAQAHTDGLTGISNRRLFDEVLEREWQSALRERAPLSLLFVDADHFKRYNDRYGHQEGDALLRRLAQAIRQKARRPRDLAARYGGEEFVLLLPRTEGRQALAIAERLRKSVAALRLPHQDNGGGIVTLSIGVASALPEPGQAAASLVEAADAAVYRAKEAGRNRVFMAGR from the coding sequence ATGCCCCACGGCTATGTGCACCGCGCCTTGTACACCTTGGCCGCGCTGGTCGCGGTGGGCATCTGCGTGGCCGCGGCGGCCTTGCTGTGGGTCGACCGGCGCGGCACCTGGGACGCGGCCTATGTCGCGTCGCGCAATCTGGCCGACGGGCTGGCCGGCGCCATCGGCCGCACGCTCCACGTCTACGACCTGTCCTTGCAGGGCGTGATCGAACGGTTGCACGAGCCGGGCGTGGCCTTGCTGGCGCCGCAGACGCTGCATCGCTTCCTGTTCGATCGTTCCGCCTCGGCCGAGTACCTGGGCACCATCCTGGTGCTGGACAGCGACGGCCTGGTCCGCTACGACTCCGCCTCCATCGCACCGCCGCTTACCAGCTTCGCCGATCGCGATTTCTTCCGGGTCCATCGCGATGCCGACGACGTGGGCATGTACCTCAGCCGCCCCTACCGCAGCCGCCTGCGCGGCGGCGACGAGAGCCTGGCGGTCAGCCGGCGGCTGTCCAATCCCGATGGCAGCTTCGCCGGCGTGGTCGTGGGCACGCTGCGCCTGGCGTATTTTCGCGATCGCTTTGCGGGCCTGTCGATCGGCGAGCGCGACGTCATCACCGTGTTCCGCAACGACGGCGCGGTGCTGGCGCGCGACCCGTATTCCATGAGCGACCTGGGCGACGACCTTGCCATGTCGCCGGCCTTCCAGCAGTTCCTGATCCGGCGGGAGGGCGCCTTTGTCGGCATGCTGTCGCCAGACGGCGTGCGTCGCCTCTATACATTCGACAGTGTGGAAGGCACGCCCGTGGTGGTCGCCGTGGCGTTGGCCGTGGACGAGGTGCTGCAGCCCTGGGTGCGCCGGGCGATGCTGATCGTACCCGTCACCATCGCCCTGTCGGCGGCGATGCTGGCGCTGATGCTGCTGTATCGCCGGGAAATGGCGCGGCGCGGCGAGGTCGAGCGCAGGCTGGAGGCGCAGGCGCATACCGATGGCCTGACGGGCATATCCAATCGCAGGCTGTTCGACGAGGTGCTTGAGCGCGAGTGGCAAAGCGCGCTGCGCGAGCGCGCGCCGCTGTCCCTGCTGTTCGTGGATGCGGACCATTTCAAGCGCTACAACGACCGCTATGGGCATCAGGAAGGTGACGCGCTGTTGCGGCGGCTGGCCCAGGCCATCCGCCAGAAGGCCCGGCGGCCGCGCGACCTGGCGGCGCGCTATGGCGGGGAAGAGTTCGTGCTGTTGCTGCCGCGCACGGAAGGGCGGCAGGCCCTCGCCATCGCTGAACGCCTGCGCAAGTCGGTCGCCGCCTTGCGGCTGCCGCACCAGGACAATGGCGGGGGCATCGTCACGCTGAGCATCGGGGTGGCGTCGGCGCTGCCCGAGCCAGGGCAGGCGGCGGCCAGCCTGGTCGAAGCCGCGGACGCGGCGGTCTATCGCGCCAAGGAAGCCGGCCGCAACCGCGTGTTCATGGCCGGACGGTAA
- a CDS encoding DUF3053 domain-containing protein — MKFLFRPIVALALALPLLLAACGDKEPEQRAAFTQFLQTRIIDKPGVRVPQLTAEEKKSFGDYAAHYAVITDFNSGMDASVKPLNSLMQKGGMRTLSDIVARRDDLKTVQTALNDMGTALKEQQGKADAARAQLKQPDDLKAVYAKAYEKTVTLPADTFRSVLPQINATFDSSLKIADYVAQHQKEIQISGSTVQVSDPAVQKELNTMLQDLNTQARNVQQAHTRLQAVMLGR; from the coding sequence ATGAAATTCCTTTTCCGCCCGATCGTCGCCCTGGCCCTGGCGCTGCCCTTGCTGCTCGCCGCCTGCGGCGACAAGGAACCCGAGCAACGCGCCGCGTTCACGCAATTCCTGCAGACCCGTATCATCGACAAACCCGGCGTGCGCGTGCCGCAGCTGACGGCGGAAGAAAAGAAGTCCTTCGGCGACTACGCCGCGCACTACGCCGTGATCACGGATTTCAACTCGGGCATGGACGCATCGGTCAAGCCGCTGAACAGCCTGATGCAAAAGGGCGGCATGCGTACACTGAGCGACATCGTCGCTCGCCGCGACGACCTGAAGACGGTGCAGACGGCGCTCAATGACATGGGCACGGCGCTGAAGGAGCAGCAAGGCAAGGCCGACGCCGCCCGCGCGCAGCTCAAGCAGCCCGACGACCTGAAGGCCGTCTATGCCAAGGCCTATGAAAAGACCGTGACGCTGCCGGCCGACACCTTCCGCAGCGTGCTGCCGCAGATCAACGCCACTTTCGACAGCAGCCTGAAGATCGCCGACTACGTCGCCCAGCACCAGAAGGAAATCCAGATCTCCGGCTCGACCGTCCAGGTCAGCGATCCGGCCGTTCAGAAGGAATTGAACACGATGCTGCAAGACCTGAACACCCAGGCGCGCAACGTGCAGCAGGCCCACACCCGCCTGCAGGCCGTGATGCTGGGCCGCTGA
- the rng gene encoding ribonuclease G, translating into MSEDILINVTPFETRVALVEQGAVQELHVERSIQRGHVGNIYLGRVVRVLPGMQSAFIDIGLERAAFIHIADLRENRGERSQGLPPTPIEKLLFEGQTIMVQVVKDPLGTKGARLSTQISMAGRMLVYLPHDPHIGISQKIDSETERTQLRERLQALMPEGEKGGFIVRTQAEGANDDELNADVAYLRKLWTSVQALARTQPAPALLHQDLTLAQRVLRDMVGPNTGTILVDSRTTTASMLEWARTYTPSVVERVRHYSGERPLFDTANVDEEIARALSRRVDLKSGGYLIIDQTEALTTVDVNTGGFVGGRNFDDTIFKTNLEAAQAIARQLRLRNLGGIVILDFIDMEEQEHRDTVLAELKKALSRDRTRMTVNGFTQLGLVEMTRKRTRDSLAHQLCEPCPMCEARGNVRTPRTVCYEILREILREARQFNPKEFRILASQEVVDLFLEEESQHLAMLGDFVGKRVSLEVESTYTQEKYDIILV; encoded by the coding sequence ATGAGCGAAGACATCCTGATCAATGTCACCCCGTTCGAGACTCGCGTCGCGCTGGTCGAGCAGGGAGCGGTGCAGGAACTGCATGTCGAGCGCAGCATCCAGCGCGGCCATGTAGGCAATATTTACCTGGGCCGTGTGGTCCGCGTGCTGCCGGGCATGCAAAGCGCATTCATCGACATCGGGCTGGAACGCGCGGCATTCATCCATATCGCGGACCTGCGGGAGAACCGGGGCGAGCGCAGCCAGGGGCTGCCGCCCACGCCGATCGAAAAACTGCTGTTCGAAGGACAGACCATCATGGTCCAGGTGGTCAAGGACCCCCTGGGCACCAAGGGCGCGCGGCTGTCCACGCAGATCAGCATGGCCGGCCGCATGCTGGTCTATCTGCCGCATGATCCGCATATCGGCATCTCCCAGAAGATCGATTCCGAGACCGAGCGCACGCAGCTGCGCGAACGCTTGCAGGCGTTGATGCCCGAAGGGGAGAAAGGCGGCTTCATCGTCCGCACCCAGGCCGAAGGCGCCAACGACGACGAACTGAACGCGGACGTGGCCTATCTGCGCAAGCTGTGGACCAGCGTGCAGGCACTGGCGCGCACGCAACCCGCCCCCGCCCTGCTGCACCAGGACCTGACGCTGGCGCAGCGCGTGCTGCGCGACATGGTCGGTCCGAACACCGGCACCATCCTGGTGGACTCTCGCACCACCACCGCGTCCATGCTGGAATGGGCGCGCACCTATACGCCGTCGGTGGTGGAGCGGGTGCGTCACTACAGCGGCGAACGCCCGCTGTTCGATACCGCGAACGTAGACGAGGAAATCGCGCGCGCGCTGTCGCGGCGCGTGGACCTGAAGTCCGGCGGCTACCTGATCATCGACCAGACCGAGGCGCTGACCACGGTCGACGTGAACACGGGCGGATTCGTCGGCGGCCGGAATTTCGACGACACCATCTTCAAGACGAACCTGGAGGCCGCGCAAGCCATCGCGCGCCAGCTGCGGCTGCGCAACCTGGGCGGCATCGTGATCCTGGACTTCATCGACATGGAAGAGCAGGAGCACCGCGACACCGTGCTGGCCGAGCTGAAGAAGGCGCTTTCACGCGACCGCACCCGCATGACCGTCAACGGCTTCACACAGCTGGGCCTGGTGGAGATGACTCGCAAGCGGACCCGCGATTCGCTGGCGCACCAGCTCTGCGAACCCTGCCCCATGTGCGAGGCGCGCGGCAACGTGCGCACGCCGCGCACGGTCTGCTATGAGATCCTGCGCGAAATCCTGCGCGAGGCGCGGCAGTTCAATCCCAAGGAGTTCCGCATCCTCGCCTCGCAGGAAGTGGTGGATCTCTTCCTGGAAGAGGAAAGCCAGCACCTGGCCATGCTGGGAGATTTCGTGGGCAAGCGCGTGTCGCTGGAAGTGGAAAGCACGTATACGCAAGAGAAGTACGACATCATCCTGGTTTGA